One window of the Proteobacteria bacterium CG1_02_64_396 genome contains the following:
- a CDS encoding GTP-binding protein TypA, with translation MNPSQLRNIAIIAHVDHGKTTLVDAMLKQSRSVAAHQQVAERAMDSMDLEKERGITILSKTTSVDWEDIRVQIVDTPGHADFGGEVERVMSMVDGCLLLVDACEGPMPQTRFVLTKALARGLRPIVVVNKVDRPCARPDWVIDQVFDLFVALGATDEQCDFPVIYGAARDGWMAESADAGGGDLQPLFRMISRHVPSPGGDPEGPFRMQVVTLGSDPHLGLLAVGRIDRGTVKTGTQVKVCGLAREANGRVVQVMTSQGLARTAVESAGAGEIVSISGIFVEVGETLCSPEAVEPHPPIAVDAPTLTMEFMVNDSPLAGREGKFVTSRQIRDRLIKEATVNVALKVEDTDRPEVFKVHGRGELHLSVLIETMRREGFELAVSRPRVIIRVNDQTGVREEPYEELTVDVPDTKSGPVMELLGPRRAEMKEMTPLTVGQIRMVFDVPARGLLGLTTDMLTATQGEAQMSHIFSHYGPYLGPLPTRAHGVQISGFDGETVAFALWNLEDRGRHFVGPGEQVYEGMLIGLHTRDNDLVVNPLKGKKLTNMRASGTDEAVRLTPKIELNLERAIELIGDDELVEVTPKTIRLRKRFLLEHERKRAHKAAE, from the coding sequence ATGAACCCCTCGCAGCTGCGCAACATCGCCATCATCGCCCACGTTGACCACGGCAAAACCACCCTGGTCGATGCCATGCTCAAACAGTCGCGTTCCGTCGCCGCCCACCAGCAGGTGGCGGAGCGGGCCATGGACTCCATGGACCTCGAAAAGGAGCGGGGCATCACGATTCTCTCCAAGACCACCTCGGTCGACTGGGAAGACATCCGGGTGCAGATCGTCGACACCCCCGGCCACGCCGACTTTGGTGGCGAGGTGGAGCGGGTGATGTCGATGGTCGATGGCTGCCTGCTGCTGGTCGACGCCTGCGAAGGGCCGATGCCCCAGACCCGCTTCGTGCTGACCAAGGCGCTGGCTCGTGGTCTGCGCCCCATCGTGGTGGTCAACAAGGTCGACCGCCCCTGCGCCCGTCCCGACTGGGTGATCGATCAGGTCTTCGATCTCTTCGTCGCGCTGGGCGCCACCGACGAGCAGTGCGACTTCCCGGTGATCTATGGCGCGGCCCGCGATGGTTGGATGGCCGAGAGCGCCGATGCGGGCGGCGGCGATTTGCAGCCTTTGTTCCGGATGATTTCCCGCCACGTTCCCTCCCCCGGAGGCGATCCCGAGGGCCCCTTCCGCATGCAGGTGGTGACCTTGGGTTCCGATCCCCATCTGGGGCTGCTGGCGGTGGGCCGCATCGACCGGGGCACCGTCAAAACCGGCACCCAGGTGAAGGTTTGTGGCTTGGCCCGCGAGGCCAATGGCCGCGTCGTTCAGGTGATGACCAGCCAGGGGTTGGCCCGCACCGCCGTTGAGTCGGCCGGCGCCGGTGAGATCGTTTCGATTTCGGGGATCTTCGTCGAGGTGGGGGAGACCCTGTGTTCGCCCGAAGCGGTCGAGCCCCATCCCCCCATCGCGGTCGACGCCCCGACCCTGACCATGGAGTTCATGGTCAACGACTCCCCCTTGGCGGGTCGTGAAGGCAAGTTCGTGACCTCGCGGCAGATTCGCGACCGCCTGATTAAAGAGGCGACGGTCAACGTGGCGTTGAAGGTCGAAGACACCGACCGTCCCGAGGTTTTCAAGGTGCACGGTCGCGGCGAGCTGCATTTGTCGGTCTTGATCGAGACGATGCGCCGCGAAGGGTTCGAGCTGGCGGTCAGCCGCCCCCGGGTGATCATCCGGGTCAACGACCAGACCGGCGTGCGTGAAGAGCCCTACGAAGAGCTGACCGTCGACGTCCCCGACACCAAGTCGGGCCCCGTGATGGAGCTACTCGGCCCCCGGCGCGCCGAGATGAAAGAGATGACCCCCTTGACTGTGGGTCAGATACGGATGGTCTTCGACGTCCCGGCCCGTGGCCTGCTCGGTCTGACCACCGACATGCTCACCGCCACTCAGGGTGAGGCTCAGATGAGCCACATCTTCAGCCACTACGGCCCCTACCTCGGCCCCTTGCCGACCCGCGCCCACGGGGTGCAGATCTCCGGCTTCGATGGCGAGACGGTCGCCTTTGCCTTGTGGAACCTTGAAGACCGTGGCCGCCACTTCGTTGGCCCCGGCGAGCAGGTTTACGAGGGGATGCTGATCGGGCTGCACACCCGCGACAACGATCTGGTGGTGAACCCCTTGAAGGGGAAGAAGCTGACCAACATGCGGGCCTCGGGCACCGACGAAGCGGTCCGTTTGACCCCCAAGATCGAGCTCAATCTGGAGCGGGCCATCGAGCTGATCGGCGACGACGAGCTGGTCGAGGTCACCCCTAAGACCATTCGCCTGCGCAAACGCTTCTTGCTTGAGCACGAGCGTAAGCGGGCCCACAAGGCCGCCGAATAA
- a CDS encoding ATPase, whose amino-acid sequence MPTLSFPGFDPQQTPGLSRAEAAARLTRHGPNELPSAKPRATLIIALAVVREPMFVLLVACGLLYLALGDPGEAAMLLGFVVVVVAITLIQERKTERALAALRDLASPRALVIRDGEALRIPGREVVPGDWVVLAEGDRIPADGVMRWGLNLSVDESLLTGESVPVRKQATRDDPPPQAPGGDDLPFVYSGGLVVQGLGIAEVAATGLETAMGKIGVQLQTLSEEPTPLQKEIGRVVRLLASAGALLCLALTLGYGWVRGDLLQGLLAGLTLAMAILPEEFPVVLTVFLALGAWRISKSRVLTRRMPAVETLGAATVLCVDKTGTLTENRMRLAALEVEGERCDPTGDGLPERFHPLVEFAVLASLRDPFDPMERAIRSQGEEWLAASEHLHHSWEMVQEYPLTPELLALSRVWRAQGGALTVAAKGAPEAVADLCHLSAEARSALDARVETLAREGLRVLGVARAAIAGCDLPEHQHAFDFEFLGLIALADPLRDSVPAAVAACLEAGVRVVMITGDYPATAKAIAQGAGLPHEAKILTGPEIETLDAAQLQARMSTVGIVARAVPEHKLRIVRALQGAGEVVAMTGDGVNDAPALKAAHIGVAMGGRGSDVARESAGLVLLDDDFASIVRAVALGRRIHANLRKAMAFILAVHVPIVGLSLLPVALGWPLLLAPVHILFLELIIDPACSIAFEAEPGSRALMRRPPRDPNAPLFDRRMVLIALLQGLGVLAVALGLFAWGWLQGRPEDEARTLAFTALVAGNLGLILTNRSWSGSFWTALRRPNPALWWVVGGTLTALGVVLFIPPVTALFHLAPLTLPELMLSVAAGGGSLLWFELYKPLRRTHFV is encoded by the coding sequence ATGCCCACCCTCTCCTTCCCCGGTTTCGACCCCCAGCAGACCCCCGGCCTGAGCCGGGCCGAGGCGGCCGCCCGGCTGACGCGACACGGTCCCAATGAACTCCCCTCCGCCAAGCCCCGCGCCACTCTGATCATCGCCCTGGCGGTGGTGCGCGAACCGATGTTTGTGCTGCTGGTTGCCTGCGGCCTGCTTTATCTGGCCCTGGGCGATCCCGGCGAGGCGGCGATGCTGCTCGGCTTCGTCGTCGTCGTGGTCGCCATCACCCTGATCCAAGAACGCAAAACCGAACGGGCGCTGGCGGCGCTGCGCGATCTGGCCTCCCCCCGCGCCCTGGTCATTCGGGACGGGGAGGCGCTGCGTATTCCGGGGCGGGAGGTGGTCCCCGGCGATTGGGTGGTGCTGGCCGAGGGGGATCGCATCCCCGCCGACGGGGTGATGCGCTGGGGGCTGAATCTGAGCGTCGACGAATCGCTGCTCACCGGCGAATCGGTGCCGGTGCGCAAACAGGCGACCCGGGACGACCCGCCCCCACAAGCGCCGGGGGGGGACGACCTGCCCTTCGTCTATTCGGGGGGGCTGGTGGTGCAGGGGCTGGGGATCGCCGAAGTCGCCGCCACCGGCCTTGAGACCGCCATGGGGAAGATCGGGGTGCAGTTGCAAACCCTGAGCGAGGAGCCGACCCCGCTGCAAAAAGAGATTGGACGGGTGGTGCGGCTGCTCGCCAGCGCCGGGGCGCTGCTCTGCCTGGCCCTGACCCTGGGCTACGGCTGGGTCCGGGGCGATCTGCTCCAGGGGCTGCTGGCGGGGCTGACCCTGGCGATGGCGATCCTCCCCGAGGAGTTCCCGGTGGTCCTCACCGTCTTTCTCGCCCTGGGGGCGTGGCGGATTTCGAAAAGCCGGGTGCTGACCCGGCGGATGCCGGCGGTCGAAACCCTGGGGGCCGCCACGGTGCTGTGCGTCGACAAAACCGGCACCCTGACCGAAAACCGGATGCGGCTCGCCGCTCTAGAGGTCGAGGGGGAGCGCTGCGACCCGACGGGCGACGGCCTGCCCGAGCGCTTCCACCCGCTGGTCGAGTTCGCCGTCCTCGCCAGCCTGCGCGACCCCTTCGACCCGATGGAGCGGGCGATCCGCAGCCAAGGGGAAGAATGGCTGGCCGCCAGCGAGCACCTGCACCACAGCTGGGAGATGGTGCAGGAGTACCCACTGACCCCCGAATTGCTGGCGCTCTCGCGGGTGTGGCGGGCACAGGGGGGGGCGTTGACCGTGGCGGCCAAGGGGGCCCCCGAGGCGGTCGCCGACCTGTGCCACCTGTCGGCCGAGGCGCGCAGCGCCCTCGACGCACGGGTCGAAACCCTGGCCCGCGAGGGCCTGCGGGTGCTGGGGGTGGCGCGCGCCGCCATCGCGGGGTGCGACCTACCGGAGCATCAACACGCCTTCGATTTTGAATTCTTGGGATTGATCGCCCTGGCTGACCCGCTGCGCGACTCGGTGCCCGCAGCGGTCGCCGCCTGTTTAGAGGCGGGGGTGCGGGTGGTGATGATCACCGGCGACTACCCCGCCACCGCCAAGGCAATCGCCCAGGGGGCGGGACTTCCCCATGAGGCGAAGATCCTCACCGGCCCCGAGATCGAAACCCTCGACGCGGCCCAGTTGCAGGCCCGAATGTCGACGGTCGGCATCGTCGCCCGGGCCGTCCCCGAACATAAACTGCGCATCGTCCGGGCGCTCCAGGGGGCGGGGGAGGTGGTCGCCATGACGGGGGACGGGGTCAACGACGCCCCGGCCCTGAAGGCGGCCCACATCGGGGTGGCGATGGGAGGACGGGGGAGCGATGTGGCCCGCGAAAGCGCCGGGCTGGTGCTGCTCGACGACGACTTTGCATCCATCGTCCGGGCGGTGGCGCTCGGACGGCGGATCCACGCCAACCTGCGCAAGGCGATGGCCTTCATCCTGGCGGTCCACGTCCCCATCGTCGGGCTGTCGTTGCTGCCGGTGGCGCTGGGTTGGCCGCTGCTGCTGGCTCCGGTCCACATCCTGTTTTTGGAGCTGATCATCGACCCGGCCTGCTCGATCGCCTTCGAGGCGGAGCCGGGCAGCCGCGCCTTGATGCGACGCCCCCCCCGCGATCCCAACGCCCCCCTCTTCGACCGGCGCATGGTCCTCATCGCCCTGTTGCAGGGGTTGGGGGTGTTGGCGGTGGCGCTGGGACTCTTCGCCTGGGGCTGGCTCCAGGGCCGCCCCGAGGACGAGGCGAGAACGCTGGCCTTCACCGCCCTGGTGGCGGGCAACCTGGGGCTGATCCTCACCAACCGCTCCTGGTCGGGGAGCTTCTGGACGGCGCTGCGTCGGCCCAACCCCGCCCTGTGGTGGGTGGTGGGGGGAACCCTGACGGCGCTGGGAGTGGTGCTTTTCATCCCCCCGGTCACCGCCCTGTTCCACCTGGCCCCCCTGACCCTCCCCGAGCTGATGTTGTCTGTGGCTGCGGGAGGCGGCTCCCTGCTCTGGTTCGAACTCTACAAACCACTGCGTCGCACCCACTTCGTTTAA
- a CDS encoding alkene reductase, which produces MSNTLFTPIQLGAIELKNRVVMAPMTRCRALGNTPNAMIAEHYRRRADAGLIVTEGASPSPNGLGYARVPGIYSPEQVEGWRQVAEAVHGAGGRMFVQLMHSGRVGHATNLPEGAKLVAPSALPAPGEMWTDGAGMQPNATPEAMSEAQILATVEEYAHAARCAVEAGLDGVELHGANGYLIDQFLNTASNRRDDRWGGSIENRIRFAVAVAKGCVAAIGADKVGMRISPFGVFNGMTPDPEMVAMYEALVAELSALGLVYIHVVDHSSMGAPPLDPAVTAMIRDRFKGRYILSGGYDAVRANADLDAGKGDLVAFGRPFIANADLVVKLQSGAELAQADPSTFYAPGKEGYLD; this is translated from the coding sequence ATGTCCAACACCCTCTTCACTCCGATTCAACTGGGGGCCATCGAGCTAAAAAACCGCGTCGTCATGGCCCCCATGACCCGCTGCCGCGCCCTCGGCAACACCCCCAACGCCATGATTGCCGAGCACTACCGGCGCCGCGCCGATGCCGGGTTGATCGTCACCGAGGGGGCCTCGCCGTCGCCCAACGGTCTGGGCTACGCCCGAGTGCCGGGGATCTATTCCCCCGAGCAAGTGGAGGGGTGGCGGCAGGTGGCCGAGGCGGTGCACGGCGCGGGGGGGCGGATGTTTGTGCAGTTGATGCACTCGGGTCGGGTCGGCCATGCGACCAACCTGCCCGAGGGGGCCAAGCTGGTTGCCCCCTCGGCGCTTCCGGCGCCGGGCGAGATGTGGACCGACGGCGCCGGGATGCAGCCCAACGCCACCCCCGAGGCGATGAGTGAGGCGCAAATACTGGCTACCGTCGAGGAGTACGCCCACGCCGCCCGCTGCGCCGTCGAGGCGGGGCTGGATGGGGTCGAGCTGCACGGCGCCAACGGCTATTTGATCGACCAGTTTCTCAACACCGCCTCGAACCGGCGCGACGACCGCTGGGGCGGTAGCATCGAAAACCGCATCCGCTTTGCGGTGGCGGTCGCCAAGGGCTGCGTCGCCGCCATCGGCGCCGACAAGGTCGGGATGCGGATCTCCCCCTTCGGGGTTTTCAACGGCATGACCCCCGACCCCGAGATGGTGGCGATGTACGAGGCGTTGGTCGCCGAGCTGAGCGCGTTGGGGTTGGTCTACATCCACGTGGTCGATCACAGCTCGATGGGGGCGCCGCCGCTTGATCCGGCCGTCACGGCGATGATTCGGGACCGTTTCAAAGGCCGTTACATCCTTTCGGGGGGGTACGACGCCGTGCGGGCCAACGCCGACCTCGACGCGGGCAAAGGGGATCTGGTCGCCTTTGGCCGCCCCTTCATCGCCAACGCCGACTTGGTCGTCAAGCTGCAAAGCGGGGCTGAGTTGGCCCAGGCCGATCCGAGCACCTTCTATGCACCGGGGAAGGAGGGGTATTTGGACTGA
- a CDS encoding short-chain dehydrogenase, whose product MTTWSEDDAQALVAQYGAQDIPADLALRTYSARLLGRDPSWVLHGGGNTSVKGVAHDLTGDEVEVLYVKGSGWDLATIEPQGHPAVRLNPLRKLRALGGLSDEAMVNQQRINLLDATAPNPSVETLLHAFLPHRFIDHTHADAILALVDQPNGEALIRDLFGDRFGIVDYIMPGFALAKRAAEVFDANPEVEGLILLKHGIFTFGDSARQSFERMATAIGRAEVYLEVRKPAATNGVPHAAPERIHRLLPILRGALSLPGDEEGSYRRWALALDDSEATLAFIHRPDLKQIGQRGPITPDHVIRTKPLPLILDDLPWAFDNGIESRVEETVAAYGAEYRARFERCAAARGVERTMLDVIPRVILIPEVGMVTVGATPKDAAIAADLYRHTIEVITAAESVGRYEPLGELDLFDMEYWSLEQAKLGKNPPKPLAGQVVLVTGAGSGIGAETARVFEAQGAVVALWDIDPEGLERTRLSLRSPGVAWVERVDVTERGAVEGEVEQIVRRYGGIDGVISNAGKAWSAPLAEASEALIRQSLELNWLSHQWVAAAATRVMKGQGTGGFLLFNASKSSFTPGPDFGPYSVPKGAVVTLMKQYAVDYAADGIRTGAVNADRVRTQLFGGGVLEERLKARGLSEDQYFRGNMLSREVTAGDVAEAFLYLATALKTTGATIPVDGGNIGASPR is encoded by the coding sequence GTGACGACTTGGTCCGAAGACGACGCCCAGGCCCTGGTGGCCCAGTATGGCGCCCAAGATATTCCCGCCGATCTGGCGCTGCGCACCTACTCTGCCCGGCTTTTGGGGCGCGATCCGAGCTGGGTGCTGCACGGTGGCGGCAACACCTCGGTCAAGGGGGTGGCGCACGACCTGACCGGGGATGAGGTCGAGGTGCTCTACGTCAAAGGGTCGGGCTGGGATCTGGCCACCATCGAACCCCAAGGGCATCCGGCGGTGCGGCTGAATCCGCTGCGCAAACTTCGGGCGCTCGGGGGCTTAAGCGACGAGGCGATGGTCAACCAGCAGCGGATCAACCTGCTCGACGCCACCGCCCCCAATCCCTCGGTTGAAACCCTGCTCCACGCCTTTTTGCCCCACCGCTTCATCGACCACACCCACGCCGACGCCATCCTCGCCCTGGTCGATCAACCCAACGGCGAAGCGCTCATCCGCGATTTGTTCGGGGATCGCTTTGGAATCGTCGACTACATCATGCCCGGTTTTGCGCTCGCCAAACGGGCTGCCGAGGTTTTCGATGCCAACCCCGAGGTTGAGGGGTTGATCCTGCTCAAACACGGCATTTTCACCTTCGGCGATAGCGCCCGGCAGAGCTTTGAGCGGATGGCGACCGCCATCGGTCGGGCCGAGGTCTACCTTGAGGTGCGTAAACCGGCGGCAACCAACGGGGTGCCCCATGCCGCCCCCGAGCGGATCCACCGCCTGCTCCCCATCCTGCGCGGCGCCCTGTCGCTTCCGGGCGACGAGGAGGGCAGTTATCGCCGCTGGGCTTTGGCGCTCGACGACAGCGAAGCGACGCTGGCTTTCATCCATCGCCCCGATCTCAAACAGATCGGCCAGCGCGGCCCCATCACCCCCGACCACGTCATCCGCACCAAGCCGTTGCCGCTGATCCTCGACGATTTGCCCTGGGCCTTCGATAACGGGATCGAAAGCCGGGTGGAGGAGACGGTCGCCGCCTATGGGGCCGAGTACCGCGCCCGCTTCGAGCGCTGCGCCGCCGCTCGTGGGGTGGAGCGGACCATGCTGGATGTGATTCCAAGGGTGATTTTGATTCCCGAGGTCGGGATGGTGACGGTGGGGGCGACCCCAAAGGATGCCGCCATCGCCGCCGACCTTTACCGCCACACCATCGAGGTCATCACCGCTGCCGAGTCGGTCGGGCGCTATGAACCGTTGGGGGAGCTCGATCTGTTCGACATGGAGTACTGGTCGCTGGAACAGGCCAAGCTGGGCAAAAATCCGCCCAAGCCTTTGGCGGGTCAGGTGGTGTTGGTGACCGGAGCGGGGAGCGGCATCGGCGCCGAGACGGCGAGGGTTTTCGAGGCGCAGGGGGCGGTGGTGGCGCTGTGGGACATCGACCCCGAGGGGCTGGAGCGCACCCGGCTTTCGCTCAGGTCGCCCGGCGTCGCCTGGGTCGAACGGGTTGACGTCACTGAACGGGGCGCGGTCGAGGGGGAGGTGGAGCAGATTGTGCGCCGCTATGGCGGCATCGACGGGGTGATTTCAAATGCAGGAAAAGCCTGGAGCGCTCCGCTGGCCGAGGCGAGCGAGGCGCTGATCCGCCAATCGCTGGAGCTCAACTGGCTCTCCCACCAATGGGTCGCCGCCGCCGCCACCCGGGTGATGAAGGGGCAGGGGACGGGGGGCTTTTTGCTCTTCAACGCCAGCAAGTCCTCCTTCACCCCCGGCCCCGACTTCGGCCCCTACTCGGTTCCCAAGGGGGCGGTGGTGACCTTGATGAAGCAGTACGCGGTCGACTACGCCGCCGATGGCATTCGCACCGGGGCGGTCAACGCCGACCGGGTGCGCACTCAGCTCTTCGGCGGCGGGGTGCTGGAGGAGCGCTTGAAGGCGCGGGGTTTAAGCGAGGATCAGTACTTCCGGGGCAACATGCTCAGCCGCGAGGTGACGGCGGGGGATGTGGCCGAGGCCTTCCTCTATTTGGCCACCGCCCTCAAAACCACTGGGGCGACGATTCCGGTCGATGGTGGGAATATCGGGGCCAGTCCGAGGTAA
- a CDS encoding GGDEF domain-containing protein: protein MAHPRASEKNAIPLAEAMALPGLNPPFPNDSSSGPYRGEQIDLLYAHLPASIAISALLAVILVFVQASVIDPTLLLGWSAALAAVLLIRTVLYLPWKRQNDSASPSDASRRLRRFRMAAIATGIVWGIGGVLLAPSGDIAHKIYVAFVLAGLCAGAATTLAIDPISTRGFLFPVLLPQIGFLSSEGDSISLGMGAMTALFLVFLLSSARQSRRRMEENQHLRLKATENERQLHQMLETSPVATRIADADTFKVIFANASYAQLIESTPEEAIGTVPVQYYAQAQDYFDVQVVLAKGGQVVNKLIEIRAPKGEHWRKWVLASYFSMEYQNRPTVLGWFYDITDRKLKEDRVEHLAYHDPLTGLPNRSLFLDRLQQEIARAAQIKGSVALIFVDLDAFKPVNDRYGHNIGDDLLKTAAERIRNCLNRKTDSVSRIGGDEFVVLLPAIKDEQGAVAVAEHIWLSLSRPFQVEGQNLNISSSLGVALYPDHAQSEEQLIQCADRAMYHAKGEGRDCVRVYRQGMGGEGGGYDGSGARRLAATDA from the coding sequence GTGGCGCACCCACGAGCATCCGAAAAAAACGCCATCCCCCTCGCCGAAGCGATGGCGCTGCCCGGCCTCAATCCCCCCTTCCCGAACGATTCCTCCTCCGGCCCGTATCGGGGTGAGCAGATCGATCTGCTGTACGCCCATCTGCCCGCCTCCATCGCCATCAGCGCCCTCCTTGCTGTGATTTTGGTGTTCGTTCAGGCGTCGGTGATCGACCCGACGTTGCTGCTGGGTTGGTCCGCCGCCCTCGCTGCGGTGTTGTTGATCCGCACGGTTTTGTACCTTCCCTGGAAACGACAAAACGATTCCGCCAGCCCGTCGGATGCGAGTCGGCGTCTGCGCCGCTTCCGCATGGCCGCCATTGCCACCGGCATCGTCTGGGGGATTGGCGGGGTTTTGCTCGCCCCTTCCGGCGACATCGCCCACAAAATCTACGTCGCCTTTGTGTTGGCCGGTTTGTGTGCCGGGGCCGCCACAACCTTGGCCATCGATCCGATTTCAACCCGAGGTTTTCTTTTTCCGGTTTTGCTGCCGCAAATTGGGTTTCTTTCGAGCGAGGGGGACTCGATTTCGCTCGGCATGGGGGCGATGACGGCCCTGTTTTTGGTGTTCCTGCTCTCCAGCGCCCGCCAATCGCGCCGTCGGATGGAGGAGAACCAACATCTGCGGCTCAAGGCGACCGAGAACGAGCGGCAGTTGCACCAAATGCTCGAAACCAGCCCCGTGGCCACCCGGATCGCCGATGCCGATACCTTCAAGGTGATTTTTGCCAACGCCAGTTATGCCCAGTTGATCGAATCGACCCCGGAAGAGGCCATCGGGACGGTCCCCGTTCAGTATTACGCCCAAGCCCAGGATTATTTCGATGTACAGGTGGTGTTGGCCAAAGGGGGGCAGGTGGTCAACAAACTGATCGAGATTCGGGCCCCCAAAGGGGAGCACTGGCGCAAGTGGGTGCTGGCCTCCTACTTTTCGATGGAGTATCAAAATCGACCGACGGTTTTGGGTTGGTTTTACGACATCACCGACCGCAAGCTCAAGGAGGACCGGGTCGAGCACCTGGCCTACCACGATCCCTTGACCGGCCTGCCGAATCGCTCGCTGTTTCTTGATCGCCTGCAACAAGAGATCGCCCGTGCCGCTCAGATCAAGGGGTCGGTGGCGCTGATCTTCGTCGACCTCGACGCATTTAAGCCGGTCAACGACCGTTACGGTCACAACATCGGTGATGATTTGCTCAAGACGGCGGCGGAGCGAATTCGCAATTGTCTGAATCGCAAAACCGATTCGGTGTCTCGCATCGGCGGCGACGAGTTCGTGGTGTTGCTCCCCGCGATCAAGGATGAACAGGGGGCGGTGGCGGTTGCCGAGCACATCTGGCTGTCGCTGAGTCGGCCCTTTCAGGTCGAGGGGCAGAATCTCAACATCTCCTCCAGTCTCGGGGTGGCGCTCTATCCCGATCACGCCCAATCGGAGGAGCAGTTGATCCAATGCGCCGACCGGGCCATGTACCACGCCAAAGGCGAGGGGCGGGATTGCGTCCGGGTTTATCGGCAGGGGATGGGGGGCGAGGGCGGGGGGTATGACGGGTCGGGTGCGCGGCGTTTGGCCGCAACCGACGCCTGA
- a CDS encoding transporter → MNDNPQPNNPLHGVTLEQIVVALVVYYGWEGLGRRIDIRCFNDNPSVQSSLKFLRKTPWARTKVEGLYIAMLGHGKR, encoded by the coding sequence ATGAACGACAACCCCCAACCCAACAACCCGCTGCACGGCGTCACCCTGGAGCAGATTGTCGTCGCCCTGGTCGTGTATTACGGCTGGGAGGGGCTGGGGCGGCGGATCGACATTCGCTGCTTCAACGACAACCCCTCGGTGCAGTCGAGCCTGAAGTTTTTGCGCAAAACCCCGTGGGCCCGCACCAAGGTCGAGGGGCTTTACATCGCCATGTTGGGGCACGGCAAACGGTAG
- a CDS encoding dephospho-CoA kinase, whose amino-acid sequence MAVTVVGLTGGLASGKSTVERMLAEAGWVVCDADRAARAVVAPGSAGLAALVAAFGADILHPDGGLDRAKLREMLIQSPQVQAQVEAILHPLIFAFEEALIAAAAKANPDTLVVRSAPLMIEAGSHTRCHTLVVVDVDEERAVRRAVARGMDETQARGLLARQMGLAEKRLHADLVIDNRGGLEALRRQVEGLIARFAPD is encoded by the coding sequence ATGGCGGTCACCGTCGTCGGCCTGACCGGAGGGCTCGCCTCGGGCAAAAGCACGGTGGAGCGGATGCTGGCCGAGGCGGGATGGGTGGTCTGCGACGCCGATCGGGCGGCCCGCGCCGTGGTTGCGCCAGGCAGCGCAGGCTTGGCGGCGCTGGTCGCCGCCTTCGGGGCGGACATCCTGCACCCCGATGGCGGATTGGATCGGGCCAAGTTACGAGAAATGCTGATCCAATCCCCCCAGGTTCAAGCCCAGGTCGAGGCAATCCTTCACCCCTTGATTTTCGCTTTTGAAGAGGCGCTCATCGCCGCCGCCGCAAAAGCCAACCCCGACACCCTCGTGGTCCGCAGCGCCCCCTTGATGATCGAGGCGGGCAGCCACACCCGTTGCCATACCTTGGTGGTGGTCGATGTGGATGAAGAGCGCGCCGTGCGTCGGGCGGTGGCGCGAGGGATGGATGAAACCCAGGCGCGGGGACTGCTGGCGCGGCAGATGGGGCTGGCCGAAAAACGGCTGCATGCCGACTTGGTCATCGACAATCGGGGGGGGCTTGAGGCTTTGCGACGGCAGGTTGAGGGGTTGATCGCCCGGTTTGCGCCGGATTGA